The genomic interval aattttctaAAATAGAAGTGTAGTCACTTATGAATTACAACTTGCACAAAAGTCGCTATCAAACCAAGCAGCTTCCTCTTGGTCAACAAAGCAAATTTAAGTGACCAAGCAAAATCTGAAAATCTTTAGACATGATGCAAAGCTTGCCTGTAAAACCACAAAAATTAGCAAACATTTTCTAATGATCATCTGAGAAAAAGATTGAAATTCAAGTCCTTATTCAATGAAAAACTTCCCATCGGCTGTAACACTTATACATTGAAAAATGCAGCGTCACGATTCCTCACCTGACGTAAGGATCAATGTcataaaactacttttatggcGCTTTTTGGCAGAGCTTGACAGCACATAGTCATCGATCTCTCTTACTTGGAACATCGTGAAGGCGAGAAAACTTTCGATTTTGTGTAATGTGgcttatttttagaaatgttgatTAAAATTACAGTGCGCAtagaaagaagaacaaaaatgaatttgcaaTTCACCTGTGCCAGCAGCCATGGCTTCAGGCGGATCCTCCGTGGCTGACCACTCATGGTGCTGGAAAACGAGGAGTTCGGAGGAAGTCGTAATGGTGAACGCTGCTCTTTTGGTCAGCTATTATCATATATGcggcaaaaaaagagaaacagttACATTGTTGAAAGAGGATTTAGTCTGCAGATTCAGCTGATGATTAAGTTCCTGTCTGATGGTTGCCAATCTCCGAAGTCTACCCCAAAGAGAGGTGTGGAGATGtgcaagctgaaaaaaaaaaataaagtatcacTCCACACAATTTTAGGGCAAAAGCTTGAATAAATcctgaaaacacaaaagcagcacAATGACAAATGTGACAAGATGTGAAGCTTCAGGCCTCTGCCAAGTCCTCCTGTCGCTGCTATCAAAGCAGGCGCTCGTGGGAAAATAGAAAGCATGTGGGTATTCAGTTTAAAAAGCTCAGTAGCGGGAGGTCATGTTACCTCTGTAAATAAACGGGCAACATGACTGAGCACAATGACAGCCAAGCGTGAACGCCACCATTAGCGCCGTCTGCGCTGAAAATACgttttcagaaacaaaaagagGCTGTGAAACTCGAGGCCAGTCCTTCTGATTCTGACACGGCTCgcgagatttttatttaaacgacGTTTGATATTGCACTCCCATAAAGGAAGTTCTGAATACTATTAAATTCATTATGAATTGATAAGAGGAACGATATCCAGCGAATGCTACGAGTTATTTTGGTTTAGGATGGAGAAGTAGGTGGGGTACCTAAATAAAGATTATGTTCGGTGTTCCCCAGTTTAGTTCCTTAAACCTTCTGTTGTTGCACTTTTACCTTTAAGTAACTTATAAATGCAGTTATTCAATTTCTAAGCATATGCATATGATGTTGTTAATAATGATGGGATTGCGCTGCATGTGTGAAGGCCCCCAGAGgagctgcttttatttttgtttgcccATAAGGAACTGCTTTGAGAAGCATCTGGGGAAAAAGTCTATTTTCATcaatgttattcatttatttatcaatgcATTATTGGTATTTActcaacatttctttttttttcactcaagCATTCacaccatttttaaaatcacccaGTTTCtctttagatattttaataaaaaataaaatcctaaatTTAACTTCACTGTCACGtcctaaaatacatatatatatatatatatatatatatatatatatatatatatatatatatatatatatatatatatatatatatatatatatatattcttcacttttatatttattttgtttagttatgtaggcaaaaaaagagatttttaactaaaaaaactataagctatataaatataagccTGTACTGACataaaatttgtcattttaaaactattaactTGCAAACACACAAAGGATGCACATAAACATTGCCCATTACTCAAGAAGCCACAATGCAACCAAAACACCCACTTAATTCCCACTTGTCCATAAATAACGCGCCCACAGCTTCCTAAGCCAAGTTAATACGACAAAACCCTTACGATTTCATGCTCTGTAACTTTTTGCAAATGGTTTGACGAGCTTAAAATCTCTCACCTGCACTGAAGAGTGTCCAAACGGTGATTCGGGCTCGGTTCAGCGTTTACCCGACGCACACATACGGATCAGGTGAGGTCGGGTCCGCGTCTGTGTAACCTTTCAGCTCCGCCAGGTCAAATGGCCGAGGAGCGACTGATCTTAGCTCTCCAGCAGGACTCTCTCGTGTCCATGTTGTGCCTCTTCACAGGCACGAGACGACAGCAGACGTATTTGCAGAAGTTGAACAGGTACCACCCTTCCGGATGACAGGGGCTAATGTAAACGGAAGTGGTGTGGGTTTCATTTTTCCTACGCGCACGGTGATCGACCTGAACACCGCTCGGTTTAGCGTGTAGGTTAACGCAATAAGAAAATATCAGTGCAACTTATTAGATGAAATATAGCAGGTGCTTTCTGCTTTGATTGGTCAGATCGTACTGCTTTGATTCTGAAGTTTGGTGTGTCACATTTTTGAAGAAAGTGATTTTTTGAAGcgtaaatgtttacaaaatatagcCTACTAACGCCGAAAGCAGTTCTGCTCATTTAGGATTATATTTAGTATTCGCAGATTTAAGGACGTTAATTTATTTACTAGGCGGGTTCAGTAACTTTTGGTATTTGGGGGTTTACCATGTCTTAGTCTAGCAGAAGTGTAGATTTCCATATGACAAGACTTAacagttttgttattatttatatacacatggCTTTATATAAGttactaatttttattttatttctagagtgtttaaaattaacaaaaaattaatttaattaataataccATTACATAATGCGGCGTCAAATCCAAAGTTGCGCAATGACGTGGTGCGTGACCTGCCGGTGTTTCCAAGGCAACTTGAATTGTTTTAGGATTACGGCGTGCACGCGGAACTCTTCAGCCTCTTTATTACATTGGATAAAGTATTTTCTTTAACGATCTTGCTTTTAACCTTCAAACGATCGCATAGCATaggtaaaaatgtgtttttaaatttcgTAATTTTAAATTCACTCGTATTGTTGTGACATACATCAGGTCGCATTACCTTGTTGTGATGTTtaaccaggttttttttttttgttatcgcCTGGCTTCAGTGgcttttaaatcttaaatacaTTATGTCGAAAGCTTGAATAAATAACTTAGCACATTTCTGTAACTCGATGTCTTCAGTGTTTTTGGGAATGAATTGGGAAATATCAAGCGCACAGATTTGCGAGAACACCAGATGTGAGGACCTCCAAATGATGGCCCAATATCAAGAGGTCCGGAGCTTTGTGGGACCTCTTTCACAGCTCTCCCACATGGGTGTCCATTTTGACAGGATGACAGGTTAGTATTACTTTCTTCACGAGCTAGTTCATTAACATTATTGCTCAATTATAAATCCTTCTTCAGACAGGTCTAAGGAAGTGAAATCAGCGTTTTCAGCTTATGAGACGAATAACAGAACTCCGACCTCTTGGATACAGTTGTGCAAACAACTGGAGGAGAGAATCGCCCAAAAATCATGCCACTACTCCGTCAGCCATGAAGACAGACAGTCTCTGGTCAGTCTTCTGGTCAGCATTTTAAACTGTGCAATATCATTGTTGAAAActgctgcttatttattttttattttttatactttttaaatgaataaaacatgcttttttcgAGACttctttcattaaaagaaatttTGAATGAGCactgttttaaagttttttgaaAAACGCATTAATAAAGCCAAATCAAACATGCGCCGTCGAGttgtacagtaaatatttacgCAGTCAATAGCAAATTTAAACTGCTCTCAGAATTATTGATGTTTGAACGAGTTTGCATGATATATCccttttctgtttgcttttgaTATTCAGACCGCAGTGTTGACCTCCGAGCTGAGTCTGATCTGGCGAGACTTGAAAACCCCGCCTGCGGACGCCACTCTGACCCAGGAAGAGAAGATGCAGCTGAACTGCAAGACTTTCCGTGAGGTGCTTCGCATCTGTGAGCGGCTGTTTCTGCGGTCCTTGCATCTGATGGAGACTCTACGAAGGCGAGGCGTCTTTAGCGATCGTATCAACCGCAGCAGGGTGTCAGCCCAGCTCGCCACCGACTGCACCGGTCTGTGAGTGCGTCTTTATTTACCTGGATTGCACAGTGTGGTGACGCATAGCGTGACATTAGTGACATTCATAGAAGATTTCTGTCTGCAGCTTGAACGTTCGCTCCATAAGATGCAGGATTGTCACAGGAATCAAGGATGCACGGAGGCGCAAACAAAGTGCTGTTACACGTGACGACGAGAGGTCCGTGACGGCCACATCATGGGAAAGAGCTGTGGAGGATGACCTCAGGGAggtgcgcttgtgtgtgtgcaagttGTAAAGAGAGACGTTAAGGTcagattaatacatttttgtgtctACAGATTCAGGAGAAAATCGGGGAGCTGGATCTGCAGTGTGTGTATGACCTCCTGCCCTGTAACACGGAGCCAGTCACCTATAAGACATACACACGATGTACGGCAAGAGACACAGATACAAAAAGTGTTACTTCTGACCTTACAGTCAGTCAATGGGGTACGGTGTTTTAGAATCCACTGATGTTAGTTTGGCTTTAAATTAGTTCTGAGTAGACTGCTTTGTAGTAAATTGTATTTCATTACTGTAGGttgtacaaatgtacaaaaaattttgttagtaataattaaaagttatattgcacattttagGTATTGTAATCAGGCTATCTtttgatttctatttttatgacGACTTTTGACTTAACTGATTTATCAAAATCTTGTACaatattgatataaatgtaGACATAAATTgggaaaaatgtaatatgtaatatttcctTTGAAAGTGATATAATTCTGGGTTTGGCGTCAGGTTACTATGATTCGTGTATGTGCCCAGGTTCTACAACCAATACGtccaacaaaatgaaacaagagCAGGATCAGAGGTTGGTCAGAATAAAGGTAGCCAGGGACTTTTTAATCGTTGCACAAAATCCATATCGCAAGTTTTCAAATGGTCGCATGTCATCCTTAATGATGTCTCCTGCCTTTTTAGGGATGTCATTCAATGCCTGACCTACAGAGAGAAACActgctggaggagctggagaTAAGGCTACTCCATCCACCTCCATCACCATTAGTCCTACTGTCCACAGACCCTGCCTCAAGCCTGGAGAAACGCATCAGTCCTGGGGAAGATCTGAAGAGGTTGGGCTCATACAAAGTACCCTTTTAACATACTAATCACTGTTTGGTAAGAGTAATTGGAACTAAAACagctgtgtttgtatgtttttagattattattacaGGAAAGAGATGACAAGGACGATGGTAACTGTGAGACGGATCTGTGCTCTCTTATAGAATCCCTAACCTGCTATAGTTCTAGCAGACTCCAAAGACTCAAACAAAAACTACAGGTACTTAGACTACAGGAATCATCTCACTGCAGATAGAGTTATGTGCAAGACCTATGCAAATCTTTAAAGCAGGGCTTTCTTTCTAGAAAATGGAGGAAGAGCAGGAAGCAAAGAAGCTTCTTGCGAAGAAACCTCTGCACCCACAAGGAGATGTGGTCAGTGTGACGTTTTCTCCTCATAACATGCGCACAGCAATGGCCCAAGTGTCTGATAGGGTTCTCCCAGAGGCCATCAAACTCAGCATGTACCCACCGGTCTACAATGACCTCACTGAAGAGGTGATACTCTGAATGTGACTTTACTGTTAATActgttttagcatttattaatacatagaAGGAGGTTTTCCTATTTTCTATTTGTCCGtttgtcttttcatttaattttggttttagattgaattttatttgagttattcaacttattttacttctatttgTACAGGAAcattaaatttttaagtgtttcaaTTAATAGGTCTATTTGATCtgtttgtgggtgtgtgtgtgtgtatatatataaatagatggATATACATGCTGCAATTTAATTTGGCTTATGTTGGACTTAACTACTAATTCTAAAACTCCAGATTGATTCTGCCTCGGTCGCTTTGATGGATCAGAActtggaagaagaaaaaatggatATAAGCAAAGTCTTTGAAGAGTTATCCAAAAGTACttcaacaaaatatttcaactttGATGAGGTAGGCTGATATTCGGGATTGGGGATTAGCTGTGGTGTTtacaactttaaatattttatatgtaaaacatCACAACATCCTCATATCATGaagttttcattctttttaaagGACTCCAGGATTGAGCCTGCCCTGAAAAATGCCACGTTATGCCCAAAAAGAGTgattaataagcagctaatgaACCCATCACTCAAAAGGCCCAATCCATACAGCATAACCCACAGgtgctttcttctttcttcttatAAGAGTATTTGCGATTCTTTCACATCACAAAATTATCTGACATCTTTAATTGATTTGCATAAAtgcagagagagaacagagagggCTGTGAGCAGCAAGAGGCCTGTGAATGCGACCGCTCGAGCGTACAGAGCATGGTTTCAGTGGTGGAGATGTCAGCTATCAATGGATGATTATCTTGACTACATTTCCAATCAGGTTAGTTTATAATAGGAGTGTGTGTTTACGGgtaataaatgctatatatagtaatatatattcagGATCTGTGGAGTTGAACAGTTGTGCTCGTGTTATTTCGCCCTGGTCTTGAAGGACTCTGATTATCTGTCAGTGCTGTTTCACCTGTATGACagtgatgaggatgatgatgaagaggcAGAGAGACACAAGCTGGCTCAGCTGCAGATAGACGAAAGGAGAAGGTCTGTTTTTTTGATCCTCCCACATTTATGCTGATATTAATGCATGATGACATGCACTATGTTATTCTCCATATCCAATCTAAAATGTTGAACATTCATGACACATCCTTTCAACTTCTTACACTGTgacaatttatttacaaattattgcacgttattttattcatataaagtTTTATCTGTTCGTCATCTCTTCCCGAAGTCAACAGGAAAGGCTCCGTTCACTTAGGAGACTAAAACAAGAATTTGTTCCTGGATTCTGGAACATCAACACCATAGAGATGGGAGGATTGGGAAGGGACCCAGAACAGCATGGCATGTTACCGTTTTCTTTAAAAGCAACACtggtacatttatataaatgtgctaTTTAGTGCCAAAAATGGCATGAATGAATACAGAAATATGTCTATGTTTCAGAGAAAAATCCAGAAGAGGAAATAAAAGATGCAGTGAGTTCATAATCTAACACAGCACTTCTGTTTCCCACTGATTACTTTGTCTATAATGTCACGTCGCTGTTATTTTTCGAGCTCCTTTTTATCAGCACACGGTCTAGCTCTCATGGTCccttttttgtataaaaaacagacaaaacgaTTGACAGATATACTGATTGATGGATGTTCTTCAGTCTGAAGGACAGAAAGGTCTTCTGGATGGAGAACAGCTGCAGGTCAGGCTGGAGAGGGTCTGGGACGCCCTGCTTCTGCCAGAAGGCCAGCGACTAGACATGGCCATCAAATACAGCTCTCATGAGTACAGGGACCATCTGCAGGAGGTACAGATAATGATAATGAACTCTCCTGGCTTTCCATCATTATCATCCAGGATTTATGTTGTCACGCGGACGTGTTTGCGCCCTCAGGCAATTGCTGCATGGGAGCAGGCTGCTCGGTTGATCCAGAAGAGGGAGCTCTTGCTCTCCAGGTTGGAAGACTTTGAGAGGAAGGCGTCTGACCCCAACAGATTTTTCCAGCGAGGTGCATCAGATGCACAGAATGATGTATTTAGATTTAGAAAGAGTCTAATGACTCTAATACAGATCTTTTCAAATACACAGGTTATAAGGGTTCATCCATCGCTAGAATGGAAGAGGCAAGTCAAAGGGAGAAGCTCAACTCTCGGATTTCAGTTGTAGACCAAGAATTGTCCGAGACCATGGGCCTCATCACAACCCGTTTCAATGACAACATAAGCTATAAGGCGAGTGCATCAAAGCTTGGTTACACACTGTTGGTTATATGCTGTTGTGTAACCCTCTCTCTGCGGTTTTGGTTGTCACAGGGTAGGCCGTACGGAGAAAAGATGCGCTGGGATCGTACTGAGATGCTGTACTGGCTGCAGCAGGAGAGGCGGGTCCAGTCTCTGGAGATGTTTGTAGATGGACGGATGGCTCTGCCTGTAAGGCTTCCTCCTCTGAGTCAAAGCAAGGAGCTTCACTCAGGCAACCATCAATCCCTCCAGGAACACCCTCTGTCACACTGTGAGGGAAATGGACAATTATTGCAACACTGTGaactttaaagaaatatacCACTTACGTCCAAAtactaacaaataaaacaacacctGTCGGTTTTATAGAcctgttttgattttgattacTGGTTTAGTATATTCTTACTAGTAAGAACTATAAtaactcattttcatttttgggtcaactattcctttaagattttGTAAAGGAATTGGCTTAAgacttgtacattttttaaaacaatttcttttaaatgtatatatacttgTTTTGGCAGcttagaaataaaatcattattataaaatgcaaataaatcacatttattttttcatacagtctttttgtgtgaaaaccagcattttgttttgtagtatattatattacacacacacacacacacacacacacacacacacacacacacacacacatatatgtgtgtgtgtatatatatgtgtatatatatatatatatatgtatatatatatgtatatatatatatatatatatatgtatatatatatatatatatatatatatatatatatatatatatatatatatatatatatatatatatatatatatatatgtatatatatatatatatatatatgtatatatatatatatatatatatatatatatatatatatatatatatatatatatatatatatatatatatatatatatatatatatatatatatatatatatatatatatatatatatatatatatatatatatatatatatatatatatatatatatatatatatatatatatatatatatatatatatatatatatatatgtgtatatatatatatatatatatatatgtatatatatatatatatatatatatatatatatatatatatatatatatatatatatatatatatatatatatatatatatatatatatatatatatatatatatatatatatatatatatatatatatatatatatatatatatatatatatatatatatatatatatatatatatatatatatatgtgtatatatatatatatatatatatatatatatgtatatatatatatatatatatatatatatatatatatatatatatgtatatatatatatgtatatatatatgtatatgtatatgtatgtatatgtatatgtatatatatatatatatgtatgtatatatatatatatgtatgtatatgtatatatatatgtatatgtgtgaagTAGTAACTCTACAAATAATTGCATACTAAGTGCATGTTGAGTTATTTTAGAATCATTGAGATAttcttagtttttattcattctttttatagtttttacatttgtagtaattgtttttttctatatctatatcacacacacacacattcttattcatatatatatatatatatatatatatatatatatatatatatatatatgtatgtatatgttgaGATAttcttagtttttattcattctttttatagtttttacatttgtagtaattgttttttttttcatttttattcttttaaactagctaaaataatatac from Puntigrus tetrazona isolate hp1 chromosome 4, ASM1883169v1, whole genome shotgun sequence carries:
- the ccdc87 gene encoding coiled-coil domain-containing protein 87 isoform X1, with amino-acid sequence MSSVFLGMNWEISSAQICENTRCEDLQMMAQYQEVRSFVGPLSQLSHMGVHFDRMTDRSKEVKSAFSAYETNNRTPTSWIQLCKQLEERIAQKSCHYSVSHEDRQSLVSLLTAVLTSELSLIWRDLKTPPADATLTQEEKMQLNCKTFREVLRICERLFLRSLHLMETLRRRGVFSDRINRSRVSAQLATDCTGLLNVRSIRCRIVTGIKDARRRKQSAVTRDDERSVTATSWERAVEDDLREIQEKIGELDLQCVYDLLPCNTEPVTYKTYTRCTARDTDTKSVTSDLTVSQWGSTTNTSNKMKQEQDQRLVRIKGCHSMPDLQRETLLEELEIRLLHPPPSPLVLLSTDPASSLEKRISPGEDLKRLLLQERDDKDDGNCETDLCSLIESLTCYSSSRLQRLKQKLQKMEEEQEAKKLLAKKPLHPQGDVVSVTFSPHNMRTAMAQVSDRVLPEAIKLSMYPPVYNDLTEEIDSASVALMDQNLEEEKMDISKVFEELSKSTSTKYFNFDEDSRIEPALKNATLCPKRVINKQLMNPSLKRPNPYSITHRERTERAVSSKRPVNATARAYRAWFQWWRCQLSMDDYLDYISNQDSDYLSVLFHLYDSDEDDDEEAERHKLAQLQIDERRSQQERLRSLRRLKQEFVPGFWNINTIEMGGLGRDPEQHEKNPEEEIKDASEGQKGLLDGEQLQVRLERVWDALLLPEGQRLDMAIKYSSHEYRDHLQEAIAAWEQAARLIQKRELLLSRLEDFERKASDPNRFFQRGYKGSSIARMEEASQREKLNSRISVVDQELSETMGLITTRFNDNISYKGRPYGEKMRWDRTEMLYWLQQERRVQSLEMFVDGRMALPVRLPPLSQSKELHSGNHQSLQEHPLSHCEGNGQLLQHCEL
- the ccdc87 gene encoding coiled-coil domain-containing protein 87 isoform X4, yielding MSSVFLGMNWEISSAQICENTRCEDLQMMAQYQEVRSFVGPLSQLSHMGVHFDRMTDRSKEVKSAFSAYETNNRTPTSWIQLCKQLEERIAQKSCHYSVSHEDRQSLVSLLTAVLTSELSLIWRDLKTPPADATLTQEEKMQLNCKTFREVLRICERLFLRSLHLMETLRRRGVFSDRINRSRVSAQLATDCTGLLNVRSIRCRIVTGIKDARRRKQSAVTRDDERSVTATSWERAVEDDLREIQEKIGELDLQCVYDLLPCNTEPVTYKTYTRCSTTNTSNKMKQEQDQRLVRIKGCHSMPDLQRETLLEELEIRLLHPPPSPLVLLSTDPASSLEKRISPGEDLKRLLLQERDDKDDGNCETDLCSLIESLTCYSSSRLQRLKQKLQKMEEEQEAKKLLAKKPLHPQGDVVSVTFSPHNMRTAMAQVSDRVLPEAIKLSMYPPVYNDLTEEIDSASVALMDQNLEEEKMDISKVFEELSKSTSTKYFNFDEDSRIEPALKNATLCPKRVINKQLMNPSLKRPNPYSITHRERTERAVSSKRPVNATARAYRAWFQWWRCQLSMDDYLDYISNQDSDYLSVLFHLYDSDEDDDEEAERHKLAQLQIDERRSQQERLRSLRRLKQEFVPGFWNINTIEMGGLGRDPEQHEKNPEEEIKDASEGQKGLLDGEQLQVRLERVWDALLLPEGQRLDMAIKYSSHEYRDHLQEAIAAWEQAARLIQKRELLLSRLEDFERKASDPNRFFQRGYKGSSIARMEEASQREKLNSRISVVDQELSETMGLITTRFNDNISYKGRPYGEKMRWDRTEMLYWLQQERRVQSLEMFVDGRMALPVRLPPLSQSKELHSGNHQSLQEHPLSHCEGNGQLLQHCEL
- the ccdc87 gene encoding coiled-coil domain-containing protein 87 isoform X2; translation: MSSVFLGMNWEISSAQICENTRCEDLQMMAQYQEVRSFVGPLSQLSHMGVHFDRMTDRSKEVKSAFSAYETNNRTPTSWIQLCKQLEERIAQKSCHYSVSHEDRQSLTAVLTSELSLIWRDLKTPPADATLTQEEKMQLNCKTFREVLRICERLFLRSLHLMETLRRRGVFSDRINRSRVSAQLATDCTGLLNVRSIRCRIVTGIKDARRRKQSAVTRDDERSVTATSWERAVEDDLREIQEKIGELDLQCVYDLLPCNTEPVTYKTYTRCTARDTDTKSVTSDLTVSQWGSTTNTSNKMKQEQDQRLVRIKGCHSMPDLQRETLLEELEIRLLHPPPSPLVLLSTDPASSLEKRISPGEDLKRLLLQERDDKDDGNCETDLCSLIESLTCYSSSRLQRLKQKLQKMEEEQEAKKLLAKKPLHPQGDVVSVTFSPHNMRTAMAQVSDRVLPEAIKLSMYPPVYNDLTEEIDSASVALMDQNLEEEKMDISKVFEELSKSTSTKYFNFDEDSRIEPALKNATLCPKRVINKQLMNPSLKRPNPYSITHRERTERAVSSKRPVNATARAYRAWFQWWRCQLSMDDYLDYISNQDSDYLSVLFHLYDSDEDDDEEAERHKLAQLQIDERRSQQERLRSLRRLKQEFVPGFWNINTIEMGGLGRDPEQHEKNPEEEIKDASEGQKGLLDGEQLQVRLERVWDALLLPEGQRLDMAIKYSSHEYRDHLQEAIAAWEQAARLIQKRELLLSRLEDFERKASDPNRFFQRGYKGSSIARMEEASQREKLNSRISVVDQELSETMGLITTRFNDNISYKGRPYGEKMRWDRTEMLYWLQQERRVQSLEMFVDGRMALPVRLPPLSQSKELHSGNHQSLQEHPLSHCEGNGQLLQHCEL
- the ccdc87 gene encoding coiled-coil domain-containing protein 87 isoform X3, producing MNWEISSAQICENTRCEDLQMMAQYQEVRSFVGPLSQLSHMGVHFDRMTDRSKEVKSAFSAYETNNRTPTSWIQLCKQLEERIAQKSCHYSVSHEDRQSLVSLLTAVLTSELSLIWRDLKTPPADATLTQEEKMQLNCKTFREVLRICERLFLRSLHLMETLRRRGVFSDRINRSRVSAQLATDCTGLLNVRSIRCRIVTGIKDARRRKQSAVTRDDERSVTATSWERAVEDDLREIQEKIGELDLQCVYDLLPCNTEPVTYKTYTRCTARDTDTKSVTSDLTVSQWGSTTNTSNKMKQEQDQRLVRIKGCHSMPDLQRETLLEELEIRLLHPPPSPLVLLSTDPASSLEKRISPGEDLKRLLLQERDDKDDGNCETDLCSLIESLTCYSSSRLQRLKQKLQKMEEEQEAKKLLAKKPLHPQGDVVSVTFSPHNMRTAMAQVSDRVLPEAIKLSMYPPVYNDLTEEIDSASVALMDQNLEEEKMDISKVFEELSKSTSTKYFNFDEDSRIEPALKNATLCPKRVINKQLMNPSLKRPNPYSITHRERTERAVSSKRPVNATARAYRAWFQWWRCQLSMDDYLDYISNQDSDYLSVLFHLYDSDEDDDEEAERHKLAQLQIDERRSQQERLRSLRRLKQEFVPGFWNINTIEMGGLGRDPEQHEKNPEEEIKDASEGQKGLLDGEQLQVRLERVWDALLLPEGQRLDMAIKYSSHEYRDHLQEAIAAWEQAARLIQKRELLLSRLEDFERKASDPNRFFQRGYKGSSIARMEEASQREKLNSRISVVDQELSETMGLITTRFNDNISYKGRPYGEKMRWDRTEMLYWLQQERRVQSLEMFVDGRMALPVRLPPLSQSKELHSGNHQSLQEHPLSHCEGNGQLLQHCEL